The Juglans regia cultivar Chandler chromosome 2, Walnut 2.0, whole genome shotgun sequence genome includes a window with the following:
- the LOC109010514 gene encoding uncharacterized protein LOC109010514 — MVGCRNLDSENEIPRADSSDCEVLVTFDFPPFNSKKAGYIKGSINSTREKSDPLYFEHLDLRSAASYEDGSSIWRMDVEIIMVIISTTLSCVFVALQIFHVKRHPDVLPLISLAMLSILTLGQLIPLVLNFEALFLSKSSGANIWLESGRWIEANEVIVRVTGMVAFLLQFRLLQSIWSAKWASGNQKGLWVVEKKALFVALPLYVAGALVAVTFNWWMWNGKNGAARSASEDGALVLMDYSATSYQSHSLWEALKSYSGLVLDGFLLPQILLNMFWNSRTSALACSFYMGNTFVRLLPHAYDLYRAHNYFHHYDASFIYYANPGEDFYSTAWDVGIPLGGLVFALIIFLQQRFGGRCIFPRRFRDLQVYEKVPVTSDS, encoded by the coding sequence ATGGTAGGGTGCAGAAATCTTGATTCAGAAAATGAAATACCAAGAGCCGATTCTTCGGATTGCGAGGTTCTGGTCACATTTGATTTCCCTCCATTTAATTCAAAGAAGGCGGGTTATATCAAGGGAAGCATTAATAGCACAAGGGAAAAATCCGATCCACTTTACTTTGAACATTTAGACTTGAGATCAGCTGCTTCTTACGAGGATGGATCTTCTATTTGGAGGATGGATGTGGAGATTATCATGGTAATTATCTCCACCACACTGTCGTGTGTGTTTGTAGCGCTACAAATCTTTCATGTGAAGAGGCACCCTGATGTTCTTCCCTTAATCTCCCTTGCCATGCTATCAATTCTTACTTTGGGCCAGTTGATACCTCTTGTGCTTAACTTTGAAGCCTTGTTCTTGAGCAAATCTAGTGGGGCGAACATATGGCTTGAAAGCGGCCGGTGGATTGAAGCAAACGAGGTAATTGTGAGAGTGACCGGAATGGTAGCTTTCTTGTTGCAATTCCGTCTTCTCCAAAGCATATGGTCTGCAAAATGGGCTAGTGGAAATCAAAAGGGGTTGTGGGTTGTGGAGAAGAAGGCTCTCTTTGTAGCTTTACCGTTATACGTTGCAGGCGCCTTAGTTGCTGTGACCTTCAACTGGTGGATGTGGAATGGTAAAAATGGTGCTGCGAGATCCGCCAGTGAAGATGGTGCTCTTGTGCTTATGGACTATTCTGCTACAAGTTATCAATCCCATTCTCTTTGGGAGGCCTTAAAATCTTATTCTGGTTTGGTCTTGGATGGTTTTCTCTTGCCTCAAATACTGCTCAACATGTTCTGGAACTCAAGAACAAGTGCTCTTGCTTGTTCATTTTACATGGGAAACACTTTTGTCCGATTGCTGCCACATGCCTATGATCTTTACAGGGCTCACAATTATTTTCACCACTATGATGCGTCATTCATATACTACGCCAATCCTGGTGAAGATTTCTACTCCACTGCTTGGGATGTGGGTATCCCTCTTGGGGGTTTGGTTTTTGCCTTGATCATCTTTTTGCAGCAACGCTTTGGTGGTCGTTGCATCTTTCCCCGGAGGTTTAGAGACTTGCAAGTATATGAGAAGGTGCCTGTGACTAGTGATTCATGA
- the LOC109012975 gene encoding translation initiation factor IF-1, chloroplastic — protein sequence MMWSSPSVLQPQALRPHLLSLNPTQFPLSLPQTQKFPKPLLTNWSNRPTLHPHLVLAKSPNSDRSPRKTEEQKWTSEGSITESLPNGMFRVRLDNQDMIIGYISGSIRKNYIRILPGDRVKVEVSRYDSSRGRIIYRLRNTKD from the coding sequence ATGATGTGGAGCTCACCTTCAGTGCTCCAGCCCCAAGCTCTCCGCCCTCATCTTCTTTCACTAAACCCCACCCAGTTTCCACTCTCCCTCCCCCAAACCCAGAAATTCCCGAAGCCGCTTTTAACCAACTGGAGCAACCGCCCAACCCTTCACCCACATCTGGTTTTAGCCAAATCTCCGAATTCGGACCGGTCGCCGCGGAAAACTGAGGAACAGAAATGGACCAGTGAAGGTTCGATCACCGAGTCGCTTCCCAACGGCATGTTCCGGGTTCGCTTGGACAACCAAGACATGATTATCGGTTACATTTCAGGTAGCATCCGGAAGAATTACATCCGCATACTTCCGGGGGATAGAGTCAAGGTCGAAGTCAGTCGATACGACTCGTCTCGAGGCCGCATAATCTATAGACTCCGAAACACCAAAGATTAG
- the LOC118347708 gene encoding uncharacterized protein LOC118347708, producing MKKLSSAMTAASSQRWQTLPWLLMFFFLFSTFSLSSVSSSPTQSSKSYEDHCSKSVPGSLQKKVPLTNFPLARSHTGFYTGGNPFLDPNPVAPDFTFSNSLLLRTLAVYDTDIRGFFKLQGRLTFQTAYKHKYREDLSNLSYSRYSYYTAFTEIRPQRSSISFELEEGYWSESKGKLCMVGSASAYTEEGKRLNLAAVLNLNNVTNSNSITSLITGTLESLSSAEDPAHFEPISMLILPKKNYKFLSVSGDNMNEFSGGSDLPPGLSLSSFPEYTFCSLASKAAQKFSLRYASDCKSSKNCTPFDADFGYVPRIMFLYGIECYGDKERMRILVEFPNQSRLNSTRTSVDTYRRFDPKTTLVGEGSWDESKHQLYIVACRFLGITESLAHARVGDCSTKLSLRFPSTWSIKDASRIVGQIWTNKTVKESGYFNRIMLRSSGNYMMEVPEPTEYRYTKIGTAMELCPKSDKPAKTNGERYPNGDSDSMSFDISLTDSEGKSTWGNLAPISVGDHIYG from the exons ATGAAGAAGCTCTCTTCTGCAATGACCGCCGCCTCTTCACAGAGATGGCAAACACTACCATGGCTTCTcatgtttttcttcttattctccACCTTCTCTTTGAGCTCTGTCTCATCCTCACCAACTCAATCCTCTAAATCCTACGAAGATCATTGTTCCAAAAGCGTCCCTGGATCCTTACAGAAGAAGGTTCCACTCACAAACTTTCCACTTGCGCGATCCCATACTGGCTTCTATACTGGTGGCAATCCTTTTTTGGACCCAAACCCAGTTGCGCCTGACTTCACTTTCTCAAACTCCCTGCTACTTCGAACCTTGGCTGTCTATGATACTGATATCCGGGGCTTTTTCAAGCTTCAAGGGCGTTTAACATTTCAAACCGCCTATAAGCACAAGTACAGGGAAGACTTATCTAACTTATCTTATTCCCGATATTCATACTATACTGCTTTCACTGAAATTAGGCCTCAGAGAAGTTCCATTAGTTTTGAACTGGAGGAGGGGTACTGGTCAGAATCGAAGGGAAAGCTTTGTATGGTTGGATCGGCTTCTGCTTACACTGAAGAAGGTAAGCGGCTTAATCTTGCTGCTGTTCTTAACCTCAATAATGTCACCAATTCGAATAGTATTACTAGTTTGATTACTGGGACTTTAGAGAGCCTGAGTTCTGCAGAGGATCCAGCCCATTTTGAACCGATTTCCATGTTGAtacttcctaaaaaaaattataaattcttgtCAGTTTCTGGCGATAACATGAATGAATTTTCTGGTGGAAGTGATCTTCCACCTGGTCTGTCACTTAGTTCTTTTCCGGAATACACATTCTGTTCATTAGCCTCAAAGGCAGCCCAAAAGTTCAGTTTGAGGTATGCCAGTGATTGCAAATCTTCAAAGAACTGCACTCCATTTGATGCAGACTTCGGATATGTGCCTCGTATCATGTTCTTGTATGGGATTGAGTGTTATGGGGACAAAGAAAGGATGCGGATTCTGGTGGAGTTTCCTAACCAAAGCCGCTTAAACTCCACCAGAACCAGCGTTGATACTTACCGGAGATTCGATCCCAAGACAACTCTGGTTGGGGAAGGATCATGGGATGAGAGCAAGCATCAGCTCTACATTGTAGCTTGCCGATTTTTAGGCATCACAGAATCTTTGGCTCATGCTCGTGTGGGTGATTGTTCAACAAAATTGAGCTTGAGGTTTCCTTCTACCTGGTCAATCAAAGATGCTAGCAGGATTGTGGGGCAAATTTGGACTAACAAAACCGTAAAAGAGTCAGGTTACTTCAATAGGATCATGCTTCGTAGTTCTGGAAATTATATGATGGAGGTTCCTGAACCAACAGAGTACCGGTACACCAAAATAGGTACTGCTATGGAGTTGTGCCCCAAGTCTGACAAGCCTGCTAAAACCAATGGGGAAAGATACCCCAATGGGGACTCTGACTCAATGAGTTTCGACATTTCACTAACAGATTCAGAAGGAAAAAGTACCTGGGGTAATTTAGCTCCTATATCTGTTGGAGATCACATTTATGG CTGA